One region of Haladaptatus cibarius D43 genomic DNA includes:
- a CDS encoding NUDIX hydrolase, which translates to MAEDDPLAWETLDSEVAYSCPGFDIYHEDVRLPNGTKTDFDYLTEPESVAILPFTEDGDVVVIEEWRQAVSRISRGLPVGGVEPEDENLEASAHRELTEETGYEADRVSHLTTVEPANGIADSVMHYFVARDCVPTGEQELDHNESIRSMTTTYDALKEEITADGVYDGRTILGVSYYETFGSDE; encoded by the coding sequence ATGGCCGAAGACGACCCCCTCGCGTGGGAGACGCTCGACTCGGAAGTCGCCTACTCCTGTCCCGGTTTCGACATCTATCACGAGGATGTTCGCCTCCCGAATGGAACGAAAACGGATTTCGACTACCTTACGGAACCCGAAAGTGTGGCTATCCTGCCGTTTACCGAGGACGGCGACGTGGTCGTCATCGAAGAGTGGCGGCAGGCCGTTTCGCGCATTTCTCGCGGCCTGCCCGTCGGCGGCGTCGAACCAGAAGACGAGAACCTCGAAGCGTCCGCACACCGAGAACTCACCGAAGAGACGGGGTACGAGGCAGACCGCGTCTCGCATCTTACGACCGTTGAACCGGCAAACGGAATCGCCGACTCCGTGATGCACTACTTCGTGGCACGTGACTGCGTTCCAACCGGCGAACAGGAACTCGACCACAACGAGAGCATTCGTTCGATGACGACCACGTACGACGCGCTGAAAGAGGAAATCACCGCAGACGGCGTTTACGACGGTCGAACAATACTCGGTGTGAGCTACTACGAAACGTTCGGCTCAGACGAGTGA
- a CDS encoding GntP family permease, with the protein MALLPTPLVAFVVGVAVVVLLLVYLDLPAFIGLLIAAFTVGLIAPEIPAGEVPATVATTFGEEMAGIGIPILMAAVIGKSMMSSGAAERVVRGFVSLTGRDNAEYALWGSSSLLSIPVFFDNVFYLMAPLARSMRSRIGKNYTLFLVVVGAGAATTHVFVPPTPGPLAVASEIGVNLGTTILVGLAVAIPSALVGGLAYGHWINARLDIPLRDSMDTEGSDLAELSERKTSALPGMFESLLPILLAVVLVGSNTITTTLRESYGELPGWLTSAISQSALNEIAPVTNFLGNPNFALTVAAIVAAVTFLRSRDLGQKLWSDELTDALKNGGNIAAITATGGAFGGMLAAAGVGGYISGALSGLDIGLLVTAWVIAATIRIAQGSATVAMLTTAGIVAPQTAQLAVHPAYLVMAIGAGGNICSWYNDSGFWLVKEIGGLTQSETLKTWTVLTTLISVTGIVTVLVLSSLFPLA; encoded by the coding sequence ATGGCACTGCTACCTACCCCGCTGGTCGCATTCGTCGTCGGTGTCGCAGTCGTCGTCCTCCTGCTCGTGTACTTGGATTTGCCCGCCTTCATCGGCCTGCTGATTGCGGCGTTCACCGTCGGACTCATCGCCCCGGAGATTCCCGCCGGGGAAGTTCCGGCAACCGTCGCAACCACATTCGGTGAGGAGATGGCCGGAATCGGGATACCGATTCTGATGGCCGCAGTCATCGGAAAGTCGATGATGTCGAGCGGCGCGGCGGAACGCGTCGTTCGCGGCTTCGTCTCGCTGACCGGACGGGACAATGCCGAGTACGCGCTGTGGGGAAGCAGTTCCCTGCTTTCGATCCCCGTCTTCTTCGACAACGTGTTCTACCTCATGGCCCCCTTGGCCCGGTCGATGCGGAGTCGCATCGGGAAAAACTACACCCTCTTCCTCGTGGTCGTCGGCGCTGGCGCGGCGACGACCCACGTTTTCGTCCCCCCGACGCCCGGCCCGTTGGCGGTGGCGAGCGAAATCGGCGTCAATCTCGGCACGACGATTCTAGTCGGACTCGCGGTGGCCATCCCCTCTGCACTGGTCGGGGGACTCGCCTACGGCCACTGGATTAACGCGCGACTCGACATCCCGCTCCGAGATTCGATGGACACGGAAGGGTCTGATTTGGCGGAACTCTCAGAACGCAAAACGAGCGCCCTCCCGGGGATGTTCGAATCGCTTCTGCCCATCCTCCTCGCGGTCGTTCTCGTCGGGTCGAACACCATCACGACGACCCTGCGGGAATCCTACGGCGAACTCCCCGGTTGGCTCACATCGGCGATTTCTCAGTCCGCGCTGAACGAAATTGCACCCGTGACGAACTTCCTCGGGAATCCCAACTTCGCGCTGACGGTGGCCGCCATCGTCGCCGCCGTGACGTTCCTCCGTTCGCGCGACCTCGGGCAGAAGCTGTGGTCGGACGAACTCACGGACGCACTGAAAAACGGCGGTAACATCGCGGCAATCACCGCGACCGGCGGCGCGTTCGGTGGAATGCTCGCGGCGGCGGGCGTCGGCGGCTACATTTCCGGCGCGCTCTCGGGACTCGACATCGGGTTGCTCGTCACGGCGTGGGTCATCGCGGCAACGATTCGAATCGCACAGGGTTCCGCGACGGTCGCCATGCTGACCACTGCGGGTATCGTCGCGCCCCAGACGGCCCAACTCGCGGTTCACCCCGCCTACCTCGTCATGGCCATCGGCGCTGGTGGAAACATCTGCTCGTGGTACAACGACAGCGGATTTTGGCTGGTCAAGGAAATCGGCGGACTAACACAGAGTGAGACGCTGAAAACGTGGACTGTCCTGACGACACTTATCTCCGTGACGGGAATCGTCACCGTCCTCGTTCTTTCCTCGCTCTTCCCGCTGGCCTAA
- a CDS encoding SDR family oxidoreductase — protein MTEQKVAIVTAAGRGIGAECARTLADDGYTPVLLSKSGSAVDVAEDVGGVGFEGSVTDSNDLSALVEAANERYGRIDAVVNNTGHPATGDLLDISDEEWHDGLDLVLLNTVRMARLVTPIMKQQSGGAFVNISTFSAFEPSSDFPVSSVLRAGLGSFTKLYADRYAEHGIRMNAVLPGFVDSYEVDAETKDRIPMRRPAATAEIADTVAYLLSPAANYVTGQNIRVDGGLTDSV, from the coding sequence ATGACCGAACAAAAAGTCGCCATCGTCACCGCGGCGGGTCGCGGAATCGGTGCGGAGTGCGCTCGAACGCTCGCAGACGACGGATACACGCCCGTTTTGCTGTCGAAATCCGGGTCGGCGGTCGATGTCGCGGAAGACGTGGGCGGCGTCGGATTCGAAGGGTCGGTGACCGACTCGAACGACCTCTCTGCACTCGTGGAGGCCGCGAACGAACGATACGGCCGTATCGACGCCGTGGTGAACAACACGGGCCACCCGGCAACTGGCGACCTGCTGGATATTTCGGACGAGGAGTGGCACGACGGACTTGACCTCGTGCTGTTGAACACAGTTCGGATGGCGCGCTTGGTCACTCCAATTATGAAACAGCAAAGTGGTGGCGCGTTCGTCAACATCTCCACGTTTTCGGCGTTCGAACCGAGCAGTGACTTCCCGGTTTCGTCGGTGCTTCGCGCGGGCCTCGGCAGTTTCACGAAACTCTACGCCGACCGATACGCCGAACACGGGATTCGAATGAACGCCGTGCTACCCGGATTCGTGGATAGCTACGAAGTCGATGCCGAGACGAAAGACCGGATTCCGATGAGACGACCCGCGGCAACCGCCGAAATCGCGGATACCGTCGCATACCTTCTCTCCCCCGCGGCGAATTACGTGACCGGGCAGAACATCCGTGTGGACGGCGGTCTTACTGACAGCGTCTGA
- the rnhB gene encoding ribonuclease HII codes for MFGVDEAGRGPVLGSMFATAVKVEDEINLPSGIGDSKTISPERREAFAEQFRADDTIEIGVAEIPTSHIDDPETDMNTLTVEAHARAISQVADEGATGIVDACDTSESRFARRVTEEIGHPIEITAEHGADETHAIVGAASIVAKVERDAHVAELAEKHGEVGSGYPSDPKTRAFLREYVESHGELPDCARASWQTSKDALSACEQSALDQF; via the coding sequence GTGTTCGGGGTAGACGAAGCGGGCAGAGGGCCGGTGTTGGGTTCGATGTTCGCCACGGCGGTCAAAGTCGAAGACGAGATAAATCTCCCGTCGGGAATCGGCGATTCGAAAACCATCTCACCGGAGCGCCGGGAGGCGTTCGCGGAGCAGTTCCGAGCGGACGACACAATCGAAATCGGCGTGGCCGAAATCCCGACCAGTCACATCGACGACCCCGAGACGGACATGAACACGCTAACTGTCGAAGCCCATGCAAGGGCAATCTCGCAGGTTGCGGACGAGGGAGCGACGGGAATCGTGGACGCCTGCGACACCAGCGAATCGCGGTTCGCGCGGCGGGTTACCGAGGAAATCGGCCATCCGATCGAAATCACGGCAGAGCACGGCGCGGACGAAACGCACGCAATCGTCGGCGCGGCCAGCATCGTCGCCAAAGTCGAACGGGACGCCCATGTCGCCGAACTCGCCGAAAAACACGGCGAGGTCGGAAGCGGCTACCCCAGCGACCCGAAAACGCGGGCGTTTCTTCGGGAGTACGTCGAATCCCACGGCGAACTGCCGGATTGCGCTCGCGCGTCGTGGCAGACCAGCAAAGACGCGCTGTCGGCCTGCGAGCAGTCCGCGCTCGACCAGTTTTGA
- the trmY gene encoding tRNA (pseudouridine(54)-N(1))-methyltransferase TrmY: protein MRQFIVLGHDAPTTPDFSLDDLAGSAGRLDALCRCVNSAFFLSHDFRSGVRLFLVLQDELAIRFEGSELRRLNPDERSTAALIRKALEAKSEAIGHMEAESTPGVYISKRDFEAVLDTASKNATIVELHEEGSPVVDVEPPENPLFVLSDHGDFTDEEADLLAEQSDQRVRLGAKLLHGNHAMTVAHNYLDTAGYADY, encoded by the coding sequence ATGCGACAGTTCATCGTTCTCGGCCACGACGCCCCGACGACACCCGATTTCTCCTTGGACGACCTCGCCGGTTCGGCGGGGCGACTCGACGCCCTCTGTCGATGTGTCAACAGTGCGTTTTTCCTCTCCCACGATTTCCGCAGTGGCGTGCGTCTCTTTCTCGTCCTCCAAGACGAACTGGCGATTCGATTCGAGGGGAGCGAACTCCGCCGACTCAACCCCGACGAGCGAAGCACCGCGGCCCTGATTCGGAAAGCGTTGGAGGCGAAATCGGAGGCTATCGGCCATATGGAAGCAGAGAGCACGCCCGGCGTCTACATCTCGAAACGCGATTTCGAAGCGGTTCTCGACACGGCCAGCAAAAACGCCACGATCGTCGAACTGCACGAGGAGGGTAGTCCCGTAGTCGATGTCGAACCGCCGGAAAATCCGCTGTTCGTCCTCTCCGACCACGGCGATTTCACCGACGAGGAGGCCGACCTGCTGGCGGAACAATCCGACCAGCGCGTTCGATTAGGGGCGAAACTTCTGCACGGAAATCACGCGATGACGGTCGCGCATAACTACCTCGACACCGCGGGATACGCCGACTACTAG
- the tgtA gene encoding tRNA guanosine(15) transglycosylase TgtA translates to MERDIFELRAQDGAGRIGDLTVPRAGVTVETPALLPVVNPHVITVEPSRLQSEFGAEILITNSYILYKSDEFREEALDVGLHELLDFDGAIMTDSGSFQLAEYGEISVTTEEILQFQHDVGSDIGTPVDIPTPPDVDREQAEDELATTQERLELAETVDVGDMLVNAPVQGSTYPDLREDAGKHAYGTTLDVFPVGAVVPLMNEYRYGDMVEMVAGAKRGLGADAPVHLFGAGHPMMFALAVAMGCDLFDSAAYALYARDDRYLTVRGTEQLDDLEYFPCSCPICANNTPEEIRELGDREREEQLAEHNLHVTYEEIRTIKQAIRSGNLLELVENRARAHPAMLDGYRALVEHSEQLERADPASKGTFFYLSSESAYRPEVVRHHERLSRLNPEGRVLLTEGNPSSRYDESWNVVPPFGPFPRALSETYPLTAEVPDRVDTDAYESAARGVVRLVEENPETEFTLAHRGWPESAVKLIPESVHLVDLDDV, encoded by the coding sequence ATGGAACGAGATATTTTCGAACTCCGCGCCCAAGACGGGGCGGGTCGAATCGGGGACCTCACCGTCCCGCGCGCTGGTGTGACGGTCGAAACCCCTGCACTTTTGCCGGTCGTCAACCCGCACGTCATCACCGTCGAACCCTCCCGACTCCAGTCCGAGTTCGGCGCGGAAATCCTCATCACGAACTCCTACATTCTCTACAAGAGCGACGAGTTCCGCGAGGAAGCCCTCGACGTGGGACTGCACGAACTGCTCGATTTCGACGGTGCGATCATGACCGACTCCGGGTCGTTCCAACTCGCAGAGTACGGCGAAATCAGCGTGACGACCGAGGAAATCCTCCAGTTCCAACACGACGTTGGGTCGGACATCGGAACTCCGGTGGACATCCCGACGCCCCCAGACGTAGACCGCGAGCAGGCAGAAGACGAACTGGCAACCACGCAGGAACGCCTCGAACTGGCCGAAACCGTCGATGTCGGCGACATGCTCGTCAACGCGCCGGTACAGGGTTCGACGTACCCTGATTTGCGGGAAGACGCTGGAAAACACGCCTACGGAACCACGCTGGACGTGTTCCCGGTCGGCGCGGTCGTTCCCCTGATGAACGAATACCGGTACGGCGACATGGTAGAGATGGTCGCGGGAGCGAAGCGCGGACTGGGTGCGGACGCCCCCGTTCACCTGTTCGGAGCGGGCCATCCAATGATGTTCGCGCTGGCGGTTGCGATGGGCTGTGACCTGTTCGATTCGGCGGCGTATGCGCTTTACGCCCGCGACGACCGCTATCTGACGGTTCGCGGCACCGAGCAGTTGGACGACCTCGAATACTTCCCCTGTTCGTGTCCCATCTGTGCAAACAATACGCCCGAGGAAATCCGGGAGTTAGGCGACAGGGAGCGCGAGGAACAACTCGCGGAACACAACCTTCACGTCACCTACGAGGAGATTCGCACCATCAAGCAGGCGATTCGGTCGGGCAACCTGCTCGAACTGGTGGAAAACCGCGCCCGCGCTCATCCCGCCATGCTGGACGGCTACCGCGCGCTGGTCGAACATTCGGAACAACTCGAACGCGCCGACCCCGCCTCCAAAGGAACCTTCTTCTACCTCTCCAGCGAGAGCGCCTACCGCCCCGAAGTCGTGCGCCACCACGAACGACTGTCGCGCCTGAATCCCGAAGGCCGAGTCCTCCTGACGGAGGGCAACCCGAGCAGTCGATACGACGAATCGTGGAACGTCGTCCCGCCGTTCGGGCCGTTCCCCCGCGCGCTCTCCGAGACGTATCCCCTGACGGCGGAGGTTCCCGACCGGGTGGACACGGATGCCTACGAATCCGCGGCCCGCGGCGTGGTTCGACTGGTCGAGGAAAACCCCGAAACCGAGTTTACGCTGGCCCATCGCGGGTGGCCCGAATCGGCGGTGAAACTGATTCCGGAATCGGTTCATCTGGTCGATTTGGACGACGTCTAG